From the genome of Sporocytophaga myxococcoides DSM 11118:
TCGTTTGTGAAAATTGATACAATATCAGAGTTTTTTCCGTCAAAAGTTGGGTTGTAAGTTAGTTCAAGAACGGCAGACTTTCCAGGTGCAATGGTATCAGAAGCAAGCGTATGGCTTATGCAGCTGCATGCTGACTGAAAAGATGATAATGCCAGTGGAGATTTTCCTGTATTTTTAACAGTGAATTTTTGAGCTACTTTTTGTCCACGCTCGATTTTTCCAAAGCTGTGAGTGTTTTTGTCTATGGAAAATTTTGGAGCAGCTTTTAGTTCTTTTGGAGTTAATGCTGGTTTTGGCTCCTCTTTTTTTACAACTATACCTTTGATGTAAACGACTTTGGAACCTTCCGAAGCATTAGAGGTAATAGTAATGCTTTTGTTGAAAACACCTATCCTACCGGTGCTATTGTAGGAAGCTTTAATTGAACCTTTACCCCCAGGAGGAATTGGGTCTTTTGTCCAGGAAGGAGTAGTACATCCGCAAGATGCTCTCACGTCTGTTAATACAATCGGTGCATCTCCTGAGTTATCAAACTGAAATTCATATTCAGCCTGAACGCCTTCTTCCACGATACCAAAATCGTGTTTGTCTTCACTGGTAAATTTAAAAGCACCTTGTGCAAAAGCTCCTAGTGTCAGGAAAGAAAGGAAAGCTACAGAGGCAATTCTTTTTATCATTGGTTTATTCAATTTTAGATTAATCTGAAAAAATATATTTAGACCGTCCAAATATAAGTATTATGTGACAATTTTAATACCGATTTTTTATGTAGGAATATTTTATTTGACACGGAGTTTTTTCTGAATTTGTATTTTATTAGAAAATAATATATTTAATCGCAGTTTAACTATAAGAATAACAGTATGGTATAAATTAAAAAAGGTGTCCGTCGATTTCTTAATTTGATAGGTTAGTCCTTTTTATCTATTTTTGAACTTTAACGTAAGTTATTATATTAATTTAATTAGAAATATACTGTTTTTATAGTGAGCACCCAGGAAACCATAAATGACCTTACTTTAACCAAGGAGGAAATTCTTAATGATTACAGAATACTCTGTGAAAGTCGTCAGGCAAGTATTCTGGGTAGAAAAGAAGTTTTTGCTGGTAAGGCTAAATTTGGAATTTTCGGAACCGGAAAAGAATTGGCACAAATTGCCATGGCTAAATATTTCAGGTTTGGAGATTTCCGCTCAGGATATTATAGAGATCAGACTTTTATGATGGCTATAGATGAACTGAGTCTTGAGCAATATTACGCTCAACTTTATGCTCATACAGACATTGTTGCAGATCCTGCATCGGGAGGTCGACTTATGATTGGGCATTATGCCACCAGAAGTCTTGATAACAATGGCCACTGGAATGATCTCACCAAAATAAAAAATTCAAGTCCGGATATTTCACCTACAGGAGCCCAAATGCCGAGGCTTGTGGGGCTTGCCTATGCTTCAAAATTGTACAGGCTAAATCCGGAACTTAAAGATATAAAAGGATTTTCAAACAATGGGAACGAAGTAGCATTCGGAACCATAGGAAATGCAGCCACAGCTGAAGGTATTTTCTTCGAAGCTATCAATGCCGCCGGAGTGCTGCAAATACCAATGGTAGTTTCCATCTGGGATGATGGCTATGGTATTTCTGTACCTCAGGAATATCAGACCACTAAAGTCGATATCTCTAAAATGTTTGAAGGTTTCAAAAGGACTGAATCAGAAAGAGGTATTGAGATATTTAAGGTAAAAGGCTGGAATTATGAAGAGTTATGCCGTACTTATAGAGATGCTGCTCAGCTTGCGAGGGAGCATCATGTGCCTTCATTGGTTCACGTGGAAGAATTGGCTCAGCCTCTAGGCCATTCTACATCTGGTTCTCACGAAAGATATAAATCAAAAGAAAGACTGGCCTGGGAAGAGGAATTTGATTGCAATAAGAAATTTAAGGAGTGGATTCTTGAAAATTCAGTTGCTACCCTTCAGGAATTAAAAGATATAGAAGATATCGCTTTTGAAAAGGTAAAAAGAGCTCGCCAAAGTGCCTGGAACAGTTTTGTTGATTCCATGAAAGGGGATTTGGATGAAGCCCTTGCTTTAATTTATGAGGCATCTTCTCAAAGCACTCAAAAAGATGCCCTTCTTTCAATAAAAAATTCGCTTGAAAAAACACTGAATCCAATCAGAAGTGATGCGGTTAAAGCAGTAAAAAAAGCTTTAAAAGTACTTAGGTTTGAAGAAATTCCTGCTAGAACCAAATTGATTGCATGGGTTGAAAGGACATCAGAGGAAAATTTTCAAAGATATAGTTCTCACATTTTTAGTCATTCGGACCAGGCAGCGCTTAAAGTAAAAGAAATTAAACCTGAATATAAAGAAGACAGCCCGTTTGTGGATGGAAGAGAAGTTCTTCAGGCGAATTTTGAAGCCCTACTTCTAAAAGATCCCCGCATTTTTGCCTTTGGTGAAGATGTAGGTATGATTGGTGACGTAAATCAGGGTTTTGCAGGTTTACAGGAGAAGTTTGGAACTTTGAGAATTATGGATACAGGTATCCGAGAAACCTCAATTATTGGTCAGGGATTAGGCGCGGCCATGAGAGGATTGAGGCCAATTGCTGAAATTCAGTACCTGGATTATTTGCTATTTGCTATACAAACACTTTCTGATGATCTGGCTACTCTCCATTATAGAACAGTAGGAGGACAAAAAGCCCCAATGATTATCAGAACCAGAGGACACAGGCTTGAAGGTGTATGGCATTCCGGGTCTCCCATTAGCATGATTCTGGGAAGTTTAAGAGGTGTTTATCTGCTTGTCCCCAGAAATATGACGCAAGCAGCAGGTTTTTACAATACAATGTTAAAGTCAGATGATCCGGCTTTAATTATAGAAACGTTGAATGGTTACCGATTGAAGGAAAAAATGCCTTCAAATCTTGCTGAATTCACAGTTCCATTGGGTGTTCCGGAAGTGTTGAAAGAAGGAAGTGATGTTACTATTGTAACC
Proteins encoded in this window:
- a CDS encoding alpha-ketoacid dehydrogenase subunit alpha/beta, giving the protein MSTQETINDLTLTKEEILNDYRILCESRQASILGRKEVFAGKAKFGIFGTGKELAQIAMAKYFRFGDFRSGYYRDQTFMMAIDELSLEQYYAQLYAHTDIVADPASGGRLMIGHYATRSLDNNGHWNDLTKIKNSSPDISPTGAQMPRLVGLAYASKLYRLNPELKDIKGFSNNGNEVAFGTIGNAATAEGIFFEAINAAGVLQIPMVVSIWDDGYGISVPQEYQTTKVDISKMFEGFKRTESERGIEIFKVKGWNYEELCRTYRDAAQLAREHHVPSLVHVEELAQPLGHSTSGSHERYKSKERLAWEEEFDCNKKFKEWILENSVATLQELKDIEDIAFEKVKRARQSAWNSFVDSMKGDLDEALALIYEASSQSTQKDALLSIKNSLEKTLNPIRSDAVKAVKKALKVLRFEEIPARTKLIAWVERTSEENFQRYSSHIFSHSDQAALKVKEIKPEYKEDSPFVDGREVLQANFEALLLKDPRIFAFGEDVGMIGDVNQGFAGLQEKFGTLRIMDTGIRETSIIGQGLGAAMRGLRPIAEIQYLDYLLFAIQTLSDDLATLHYRTVGGQKAPMIIRTRGHRLEGVWHSGSPISMILGSLRGVYLLVPRNMTQAAGFYNTMLKSDDPALIIETLNGYRLKEKMPSNLAEFTVPLGVPEVLKEGSDVTIVTYGAMCKISLDAAAQLEEMGISAEVIDVQSLMPFDIHHFIAKSVKKTNRVIFTDEDVPGGGTAFMMKEVLETQKAYQWLDSAPRTLPAKEHRPAYSSDGDYFSKPNAEELVDLVYEMMNEADPVKYPSLY
- a CDS encoding DUF1573 domain-containing protein; its protein translation is MIKRIASVAFLSFLTLGAFAQGAFKFTSEDKHDFGIVEEGVQAEYEFQFDNSGDAPIVLTDVRASCGCTTPSWTKDPIPPGGKGSIKASYNSTGRIGVFNKSITITSNASEGSKVVYIKGIVVKKEEPKPALTPKELKAAPKFSIDKNTHSFGKIERGQKVAQKFTVKNTGKSPLALSSFQSACSCISHTLASDTIAPGKSAVLELTYNPTFDGKNSDIVSIFTNDPSNPYVSVTLSGEVVESLSAPTPLKEEKNTVPFGK